The Lysobacter gummosus genome includes a region encoding these proteins:
- a CDS encoding tetratricopeptide repeat protein, translated as MPYLGLGLHVLVALCFAVHAVRSGQDRYWLMILFMFPLLGSVVYAFAIWLPEQRHTQHGRALVGNVRRMLDPGRELREAQDAYDTSATTDNRMRLADALLAAGRAGEALPMYRAALSGVHRDDPHLQVKLAHALLEAGDAAQARQTLDELIARRADFRSPEGHLTYARAVAALGEKAKAKEEFETLVGYSSGFQAHVRYAECLIGWGELGRARELCEQAQAKAKRLPAYARKLHKPELDQLKELAKRTQTV; from the coding sequence ATGCCGTATCTGGGCCTGGGTTTGCACGTCCTGGTCGCGCTGTGTTTCGCCGTGCATGCGGTGCGCAGCGGACAGGATCGTTACTGGTTGATGATTCTCTTCATGTTTCCGCTGCTCGGCAGCGTGGTCTACGCCTTCGCCATCTGGCTGCCCGAGCAGCGCCACACCCAGCACGGCCGCGCCCTGGTCGGCAATGTGCGGCGGATGCTGGACCCGGGCCGCGAGTTGCGCGAAGCCCAGGACGCCTACGACACCTCGGCCACCACCGACAACCGCATGCGCCTGGCCGATGCGCTGCTGGCCGCCGGCCGCGCCGGCGAAGCGCTGCCGATGTACCGCGCCGCGCTCAGCGGCGTGCATCGCGACGATCCGCATCTGCAGGTCAAGCTGGCCCATGCGCTGCTCGAAGCCGGCGATGCGGCGCAGGCGCGGCAGACCCTCGATGAACTGATCGCCAGGCGCGCGGATTTCCGCTCGCCCGAAGGCCATCTGACCTATGCGCGCGCGGTCGCGGCGCTGGGCGAGAAGGCCAAGGCGAAGGAAGAATTCGAAACCCTGGTCGGTTACAGCAGCGGGTTCCAGGCGCATGTGCGCTATGCCGAATGCCTGATCGGCTGGGGCGAACTGGGCCGCGCGCGCGAGTTGTGCGAGCAGGCGCAGGCCAAGGCGAAGCGATTGCCGGCGTATGCGCGCAAGCTGCATAAGCCGGAGCTGGATCAGCTCAAGGAATTGGCTAAGCGCACGCAGACAGTGTGA
- the ppc gene encoding phosphoenolpyruvate carboxylase has protein sequence MNDTSDEPLRAIDFASTDALLRDDVKMLGALVGEILAEQRGDGFLDDVERLRRAAIRRREAQAPIAALADALADIDLDQASDLVRAFATYFQAVNLAERVHRIRRRRDYERRGADPQPGGLRDAIATLARLGVSAEEVAALLPRLRIEPVFTAHPTEAVRRALLEKERTIVGCLVADIDRGRTPPERRADRERIRLALTASWQTAEAPAAKPSVADEFEHVGFYLSDVLYRVLPVYYEMFEEALGETYGSAAALPDVLGFGTWVGGDMDGNPNVGADTIAATLAGQRALVLNAYRRDLASMAELLSQSVTRVRVDDAVLARVEDYRYQLPKAAALLKPRHADMPYRNLLGLMAARLQATSDESVHGYPDAAAFLADIVLIERSLAANQGEHAGGFAVRRLRRRAECFGFHLASLDLRQDSGTHDAALAALLDLPQWEQMDVAARAARLHELLDGEAPPARAAAAVAQPTLDVFRAVARLRPRYGERAFGPYIVSMSRSAADALAVLALAKTAGCLDGSGRVPLDVAPLFETVDDLDAAADTLRALFADPMYRAHLRARGDRQVVMLGYSDSAKDGGMVASRWALQQTQIALTALAHDSGVRIAFFHGRGGSISRGGGKTERAVIAAPRGSVDGYLRLTEQGEVIHRKYGIRALALRNLEQTTGAVLRATLRPRPPEPREAGWRSIAGDLADTARAHYRALVHEDAAFPAYFRAATPIDVIERLRIGSRPAKRAGAGDISSLRAIPWVFAWSQNRAGLTAWYGVGTGLAQALDRHGRETLAEMARDWPFFGTLIDDLEMVLAKSDPAIFERYSMLAAGLAEGDLHTRFHPGIAQEFERTRHAVLTIKGSDELLAGDHRLRQSIRLRNPYVDPISLLQVDLLARWRAAGRQEDALLQALVATVNGIAAGVQNTG, from the coding sequence ATGAACGACACCAGCGACGAACCCCTGCGCGCGATCGACTTCGCCTCCACCGACGCGCTGCTGCGCGACGACGTCAAGATGCTCGGCGCGCTGGTCGGTGAGATCCTCGCCGAGCAACGCGGCGACGGCTTTCTCGACGACGTCGAACGCCTGCGCCGCGCCGCCATCCGCCGCCGCGAAGCGCAAGCGCCGATCGCCGCGCTGGCCGATGCGCTGGCCGATATCGACCTGGATCAGGCCAGCGATCTGGTGCGCGCGTTCGCGACGTATTTCCAGGCGGTCAATCTGGCCGAACGCGTGCACCGCATCCGCCGCCGCCGCGACTACGAGCGGCGCGGCGCCGATCCCCAGCCCGGCGGGTTGCGCGATGCCATCGCCACGCTCGCGCGCCTGGGCGTCAGCGCGGAGGAAGTCGCCGCCTTGCTGCCGCGGCTGCGGATCGAGCCGGTGTTCACCGCGCATCCAACCGAAGCGGTGCGACGCGCACTGCTTGAAAAAGAAAGGACGATCGTCGGCTGTTTAGTAGCCGACATAGACCGAGGCCGTACCCCACCCGAACGCCGCGCCGACCGTGAGCGCATTCGCCTGGCCCTGACCGCGAGCTGGCAAACCGCAGAAGCGCCCGCGGCCAAGCCCAGCGTCGCGGATGAGTTCGAGCACGTCGGGTTCTATTTGTCCGACGTGCTCTACCGCGTGCTGCCGGTCTACTACGAAATGTTCGAAGAAGCGCTGGGCGAAACCTACGGCAGCGCCGCCGCGCTGCCCGACGTGCTCGGCTTCGGCACCTGGGTCGGCGGCGACATGGACGGCAATCCCAACGTCGGCGCCGACACCATCGCCGCGACCCTGGCCGGACAGCGCGCGCTGGTGCTCAACGCCTATCGCCGCGATCTGGCCTCGATGGCTGAGCTGCTGAGCCAGTCGGTCACCCGCGTGCGCGTGGACGACGCGGTGCTGGCGCGGGTGGAAGACTATCGCTACCAACTGCCGAAGGCCGCCGCGCTGCTCAAGCCGCGTCACGCCGACATGCCGTATCGCAACCTGCTCGGGCTGATGGCCGCGCGCCTGCAGGCGACCAGTGACGAAAGCGTGCACGGGTATCCCGACGCCGCCGCGTTCCTGGCCGACATCGTGCTGATCGAACGCAGTCTGGCCGCGAACCAGGGCGAACACGCCGGCGGTTTCGCGGTGCGGCGCCTGCGCCGTCGCGCGGAATGCTTCGGCTTCCATCTGGCCAGCCTCGACCTGCGCCAGGATTCGGGCACGCACGACGCCGCGCTCGCCGCGCTGCTGGATCTGCCGCAGTGGGAACAGATGGACGTGGCCGCGCGCGCCGCGCGCCTGCACGAGTTGCTCGACGGCGAGGCGCCGCCGGCGCGCGCCGCCGCTGCGGTCGCGCAGCCGACGCTCGATGTGTTCCGCGCCGTCGCCCGGCTGCGGCCGCGTTACGGCGAGCGCGCGTTCGGGCCGTACATCGTCAGCATGAGCCGCAGCGCCGCCGACGCGCTGGCGGTGCTGGCGTTGGCCAAGACCGCCGGCTGCCTCGACGGCAGCGGCCGCGTGCCGCTGGACGTGGCGCCGCTGTTCGAAACCGTCGATGACCTGGACGCCGCCGCCGATACCCTGCGCGCCTTGTTCGCCGATCCGATGTACCGCGCGCATCTGCGCGCGCGCGGCGATCGCCAGGTCGTCATGCTCGGTTATTCCGACAGCGCCAAGGACGGCGGCATGGTCGCCTCGCGCTGGGCGCTGCAGCAGACCCAGATCGCGCTGACCGCGCTGGCCCACGACAGCGGCGTGCGCATCGCTTTCTTCCACGGCCGCGGCGGCTCGATCAGCCGCGGCGGCGGCAAGACCGAGCGCGCGGTGATCGCCGCGCCGCGCGGCTCGGTCGATGGCTATCTGCGCCTGACCGAGCAGGGCGAAGTCATCCATCGCAAGTACGGCATCCGCGCATTGGCGCTGCGCAATCTGGAACAGACCACCGGCGCGGTGCTGCGCGCGACCCTGCGGCCGCGTCCGCCGGAACCGCGCGAAGCCGGCTGGCGAAGCATCGCCGGCGATCTGGCCGACACCGCGCGCGCTCACTACCGCGCGCTGGTGCACGAAGACGCGGCGTTCCCGGCGTATTTCCGCGCGGCCACGCCGATCGACGTGATCGAGCGGCTGCGGATCGGCTCGCGCCCGGCCAAGCGCGCCGGCGCCGGCGATATTTCTTCGTTGCGCGCGATTCCATGGGTGTTCGCCTGGTCGCAGAACCGCGCCGGGCTGACCGCGTGGTACGGCGTCGGCACTGGCCTTGCGCAGGCGCTGGACCGGCACGGCCGCGAGACGCTGGCCGAGATGGCGCGCGACTGGCCGTTCTTCGGTACCTTGATCGACGATCTGGAAATGGTGCTGGCCAAGTCCGACCCGGCGATCTTCGAGCGCTATTCGATGCTCGCCGCCGGTCTGGCCGAGGGCGATCTGCATACGCGCTTCCATCCGGGCATCGCGCAGGAGTTCGAACGCACCCGACATGCGGTGTTGACGATCAAGGGCAGCGATGAATTGCTGGCCGGGGATCATCGCTTGCGGCAGTCGATTCGTTTGCGCAATCCGTATGTCGATCCGATCAGTCTGTTGCAGGTCGATCTGCTCGCGCGCTGGCGCGCGGCGGGGCGGCAGGAGGATGCGTTGCTGCAGGCGCTGGTGGCTACGGTCAATGGGATCGCGGCTGGGGTGCAGAACACGGGTTGA
- the frmR gene encoding formaldehyde-responsive transcriptional repressor FrmR — protein sequence MPHTPAEKKIVLTRVRRIKGQTEALERALEQGSQCAAVLQQIAAIRGAINGLMAQVLESHIREELGQAVASQKHRSASIDEVAALVRSYLK from the coding sequence ATGCCGCACACCCCTGCCGAAAAAAAAATCGTCCTCACCCGCGTGCGCCGTATCAAGGGTCAGACCGAAGCCCTGGAGCGCGCGCTGGAACAAGGCAGTCAATGCGCGGCCGTGCTGCAGCAGATCGCCGCGATCCGCGGCGCGATCAACGGACTGATGGCGCAAGTGCTCGAAAGCCATATCCGCGAAGAACTCGGGCAGGCGGTGGCTTCGCAAAAACATCGCAGCGCCAGCATCGACGAAGTCGCCGCGCTGGTGCGTTCGTACCTCAAATGA
- a CDS encoding S-(hydroxymethyl)glutathione dehydrogenase/class III alcohol dehydrogenase encodes MKSRAAVAFAAGQPLQIVEIDVEPPRAGEVLVRIAATGVCHTDAFTLSGDDPEGLFPAVLGHEGGGVVVEVGEGVTSVKPGDHVIPLYTAECRKCKFCLSGKTNLCQAVRATQGRGLMPDGSSRFSYQGQPIHHYMGCSTFSEYTVVAEVSLAVVNPEAPLEKVCLLGCGVTTGIGAVHNTAKVQPGDTVAVFGLGGIGLAVIQGAVQAEAGRIIGVDTNAGKFELAKAMGATDCVNPKDHDRPIQDVLVEMTDGGVDFSFECIGNVNVMRSALECCHKGWGESVIIGVAGAGQEISTRPFQLVTGRVWRGSAFGGVKGRTQLPGMVEQAMKGEIDLDPFITHTLPLERINEAFDLMHEGKSIRTVIHY; translated from the coding sequence ATCAAAAGCCGCGCCGCCGTCGCCTTCGCCGCCGGCCAGCCTTTGCAGATCGTCGAGATCGACGTCGAACCGCCGCGCGCGGGCGAAGTGCTGGTACGCATCGCCGCGACCGGCGTATGCCACACCGACGCGTTCACCCTCAGCGGTGACGATCCCGAAGGCCTGTTTCCGGCGGTGCTGGGTCACGAAGGCGGCGGTGTCGTGGTCGAAGTCGGCGAAGGCGTCACCAGCGTCAAGCCCGGCGACCATGTGATCCCGCTTTACACGGCCGAATGCCGCAAGTGCAAGTTCTGCCTGTCGGGCAAAACCAATCTCTGCCAGGCCGTGCGCGCAACGCAAGGCCGCGGCCTGATGCCCGACGGCAGCTCGCGCTTCAGCTACCAGGGCCAGCCGATCCATCACTACATGGGCTGCAGCACCTTCAGCGAATACACGGTGGTCGCCGAAGTGTCGCTGGCGGTGGTCAATCCCGAAGCGCCGCTGGAGAAGGTCTGCCTGCTCGGTTGCGGCGTCACCACCGGCATCGGCGCGGTGCACAACACCGCGAAAGTGCAGCCCGGCGATACCGTCGCGGTGTTCGGCCTGGGCGGCATCGGCCTGGCGGTGATCCAGGGCGCGGTGCAGGCCGAGGCCGGGCGCATCATCGGCGTCGATACCAACGCGGGCAAGTTCGAACTGGCCAAGGCGATGGGCGCGACGGACTGCGTCAATCCGAAGGACCACGATCGCCCGATCCAGGACGTATTGGTGGAGATGACCGACGGCGGCGTGGATTTCAGTTTCGAATGCATCGGCAACGTCAACGTCATGCGTTCGGCGCTGGAGTGCTGCCACAAGGGTTGGGGCGAGTCGGTGATCATCGGCGTGGCCGGCGCGGGGCAGGAGATCAGCACGCGTCCGTTCCAGTTGGTGACCGGGCGCGTCTGGCGCGGCTCGGCGTTCGGCGGCGTCAAGGGCCGCACGCAGTTGCCGGGGATGGTCGAGCAGGCGATGAAGGGCGAGATCGATCTGGACCCGTTCATCACCCATACGCTGCCGCTGGAGCGGATCAACGAAGCCTTCGATCTGATGCACGAGGGCAAGTCGATTCGCACCGTGATTCATTACTGA
- the fghA gene encoding S-formylglutathione hydrolase: MEKIESHACFGGRQQVWSHNATTLGCTMRFGLYLPPQAESADCPVLYWLSGLTCTEQNFITKAGAQQFAAQHGVILVAVDTSPRGKGIPDADGYDLGQGAGFYLNATRPKWAANFRMYDYVVDELPALVDAHFPTTSARAISGHSMGGHGALTIALKNPGRYRSVSAFSPIAAPSHSPWGEKAFTAYLGEDREAWKAWDATALVATAREKLPLLIDQGGDDEFLVSQLKPELLRVACEVAGHPLELRIRAGYDHSYYFIASFIGEHIAHHAKALRG; the protein is encoded by the coding sequence ATGGAAAAAATCGAATCCCACGCCTGCTTCGGCGGCCGTCAGCAAGTCTGGAGCCACAACGCGACCACGCTGGGCTGCACGATGCGCTTCGGCTTGTATCTGCCGCCGCAGGCCGAAAGCGCGGACTGTCCGGTGCTGTATTGGCTCTCGGGCCTGACTTGCACCGAGCAGAACTTCATCACCAAGGCCGGCGCGCAGCAGTTCGCGGCGCAGCACGGCGTGATCCTGGTCGCAGTCGATACCAGCCCGCGCGGCAAGGGAATTCCCGATGCGGACGGGTACGACCTCGGCCAGGGCGCGGGGTTCTATCTCAACGCGACTCGGCCCAAGTGGGCGGCGAATTTCCGCATGTACGACTACGTGGTCGATGAGTTGCCGGCGCTGGTCGATGCGCATTTCCCGACCACCAGCGCGCGCGCCATCAGCGGGCACTCGATGGGCGGACACGGCGCGCTGACGATCGCGCTGAAAAATCCGGGGCGATATCGCAGCGTGTCGGCGTTTTCGCCGATCGCCGCGCCCTCGCATTCGCCGTGGGGCGAGAAAGCCTTCACCGCGTATCTGGGCGAGGATCGCGAGGCGTGGAAGGCGTGGGACGCGACGGCGCTGGTCGCCACCGCGCGCGAAAAGCTGCCGCTGTTGATCGATCAGGGCGGCGACGACGAATTCCTGGTGTCGCAGCTCAAGCCCGAGTTGCTGCGGGTGGCGTGCGAGGTGGCCGGGCATCCGCTGGAGCTGCGGATCCGGGCGGGCTACGACCACAGCTACTACTTCATCGCCAGCTTTATCGGCGAGCACATCGCGCATCATGCGAAGGCGTTGCGTGGGTGA
- a CDS encoding efflux RND transporter periplasmic adaptor subunit yields the protein MNRSKPQAKLIRIALALAVSTALLAVLSGCGRSSAESAPASAVPDVLTVQAKAADAAYDLSLPARAQAGESAQLYARATGFVSERKVELGDKVAAGQVLATISAPEIDQSVREARAVLAQTSADQELAKVNYDRAQSLIGSGAVSKEYFSDRKGNYDVAVAARNAAQARLTSALERQAFQSVRAPFAGVVVARNVERGDRVVGDSASSTVPMFEVAVLDPLRVVVDVPQNVSMQIENGLEAEVSFPELPGQSFKAQVARSARNLSRDAGVMRTELRLPNPDSRIPAGMVGTARLHLPRAAPAVVLPVSTVIQRGSGTQVVTLKNDSTLAYRDVTLGRNLGNEVEVLSGVNPGDTVVLAPNAMLADGNKVNAKALPPPKKS from the coding sequence ATGAATCGCTCTAAGCCTCAAGCCAAGCTGATCCGCATCGCCCTGGCCCTGGCCGTTTCCACCGCGCTGCTCGCCGTGCTGTCCGGCTGCGGCCGCAGCTCGGCCGAGTCGGCCCCGGCCAGCGCCGTGCCCGATGTCCTGACCGTGCAGGCCAAGGCCGCCGACGCGGCCTACGACCTGTCGCTGCCCGCGCGCGCGCAGGCCGGCGAGTCGGCGCAGCTGTACGCGCGCGCCACCGGTTTCGTCAGCGAGCGCAAGGTCGAACTCGGCGACAAGGTCGCCGCCGGGCAAGTCCTGGCGACGATCTCGGCGCCGGAAATCGATCAGTCGGTGCGCGAAGCGCGCGCGGTGCTGGCGCAGACCAGCGCCGACCAGGAACTGGCCAAGGTCAACTACGACCGCGCGCAGTCGCTGATCGGCTCGGGCGCGGTGTCGAAGGAGTACTTCAGCGATCGCAAGGGCAACTACGACGTCGCCGTCGCCGCGCGCAACGCCGCGCAGGCGCGGCTGACCTCGGCGCTGGAACGGCAGGCGTTCCAGTCGGTGCGCGCGCCGTTCGCGGGCGTGGTGGTGGCGCGCAACGTCGAACGCGGCGATCGCGTGGTCGGCGATTCGGCGTCCTCGACCGTGCCGATGTTCGAGGTGGCGGTGCTCGATCCGTTGCGAGTGGTGGTGGACGTGCCGCAGAACGTGTCGATGCAGATCGAGAACGGCCTGGAAGCGGAAGTCAGTTTCCCGGAACTGCCGGGGCAGAGCTTCAAGGCCCAGGTCGCGCGCAGCGCGCGCAACCTCTCGCGCGACGCCGGCGTGATGCGCACGGAGCTGCGCCTGCCCAACCCCGACAGCCGCATTCCCGCCGGCATGGTCGGCACCGCGCGTCTGCACCTGCCGCGTGCGGCGCCGGCGGTGGTGCTGCCGGTGTCCACGGTGATCCAGCGCGGCAGCGGAACCCAGGTGGTGACGTTGAAGAACGATTCGACCCTGGCCTATCGCGACGTCACCCTGGGCCGCAACCTGGGCAACGAGGTCGAAGTGCTCAGCGGCGTCAACCCGGGCGACACCGTGGTGCTCGCGCCCAATGCGATGCTGGCCGACGGCAACAAGGTCAATGCGAAGGCATTGCCGCCGCCGAAGAAGTCGTAA